The Meriones unguiculatus strain TT.TT164.6M chromosome 9, Bangor_MerUng_6.1, whole genome shotgun sequence genome window below encodes:
- the Pnma2 gene encoding paraneoplastic antigen Ma2 translates to MAVALLEEWCKIVSVDDRKSLMVIGIPADCGEPEIQAVLQEALKCVGRYRLLGKIFQKQDNTSAVLLELLEGTDMSVVPSEVRAKGGVWKVIFKTPNQDTEFLQRLNLFLEKEGQTVAGMFRVLKREGVSPAAAPSTSPELLAHLVGQAMVHAPRPLLPVRYSKLRVFSGSTAATPDEEPFEVWLEQATEIAKEWPIPEAEKKKWVMESLRGPALDLMHIVQADNPSISVEECLEAFKQVFGSLESRRTSQVRYLKTYQQEGEKISAYVLRLETLLRRAVDKRAIPQNIADQVRLEQVMAGANLTNVLWCRLRELKDQGSLPTFLELMKVIREEEEEEAYFEHESREEPGERQGYGR, encoded by the coding sequence ATGGCGGTGGCACTGCTGGAAGAGTGGTGCAAGATCGTGAGTGTGGATGACCGGAAGTCCTTGATGGTGATTGGCATACCAGCGGACTGTGGCGAGCCtgagatccaggcagtcctccaGGAGGCGCTCAAGTGTGTGGGCCGCTACCGGCTACTAGGCAAGATCTTCCAGAAGCAAGACAACACCAGTGCTGTCTTACTAGAACTCCTGGAGGGCACGGATATGTCTGTGGTCCCCAGTGAGGTGCGGGCGAaagggggggtctggaaagtgATCTTTAAGACCCCCAATCAGGACACCGAGTTTCTCCAAAGACTGAACCTCTTTCTAGAAAAAGAAGGACAGACAGTCGCAGGGATGTTCCGAGTCCTTAAGCGTGAGGGCGTGTCTCCAGCTGCCGCGCCCTCCACGTCCCCTGAGCTACTGGCCCACTTGGTGGGGCAGGCAATGGTTCATGCCCCAAGGCCTCTGCTGCCTGTGAGGTACTCCAAGCTGAGAGTATTCTCTGGGAGTACAGCAGCTACCCCAGACGAGGAGCCCTTTGAGGTCTGGTTGGAACAGGCCACTGAGATAGCCAAGGAGTGGCCCATTCCCGAggcagagaagaaaaagtgggtgatGGAGAGCCTCCGTGGCCCTGCCCTGGATCTCATGCACATTGTGCAGGCAGACAACCCTTCCATCAGCGTGGAGGAGTGTCTGGAGGCCTTCAAGCAGGTGTTTGGGAGCCTGGAGAGCCGTAGGACCTCCCAGGTAAGGTACCTAAAGACCTATCAGCAGGAAGGGGAGAAGATCTCAGCCTATGTGCTTCGTCTGGAAACTCTGCTCCGGAGAGCTGTGGACAAACGGGCCATCCCCCAGAACATCGCTGACCAGGTCCGCCTGGAGCAGGTCATGGCTGGGGCCAACCTTACCAATGTCCTGTGGTGCCGGCTCCGGGAGCTGAAGGATCAGGGCTCGCTCCCCACCTTTCTGGAGCTGATGAAGGTGATacgtgaggaagaggaagaagaggcctACTTTGAACAtgagagcagggaggagccaggggAAAGGCAGGGCTATGGCCGCTAA